In one Brevibacillus choshinensis genomic region, the following are encoded:
- a CDS encoding ABC transporter substrate-binding protein — MKKSASILLSAALALSLALVGCGKSEGDQAASPQAGQASEAVKVDIGMLKLTSSAPLFIGIEKGFFKEENIDAQAKWFEAAQPIAVATAAGSVDVGATGITASLYNMVAGGQKLVIVADKGREQKGYSSSALLFPSDSPLKSIEELKGKKIGITQTGSTYHYMAGRLLEKHGLGLSDVQLVPLNSIKGLMEALKSKQVDAILLNEPNISTVVQEGYGKVIAQVGDEMDYQTSGIFFSPKLADNKDASERFLKAYAKATRYYYDAVLTKKDGKIVPGANYDEVVGIIAKYTDQEPDMIKKGLPYIDRDGKLLEADIKTQVEWYAKEKLIDKAIDTTEIVNTQLLDEAVQKLGK; from the coding sequence GTGAAGAAATCAGCTAGTATACTTCTAAGTGCAGCATTGGCACTGTCCCTGGCACTCGTGGGCTGTGGCAAGTCAGAAGGAGATCAGGCGGCAAGCCCGCAGGCAGGACAAGCTTCAGAAGCCGTTAAAGTGGACATTGGCATGCTAAAATTGACCAGCTCTGCACCGCTGTTTATCGGGATCGAAAAAGGCTTTTTTAAAGAAGAAAACATCGACGCGCAAGCCAAATGGTTTGAGGCTGCTCAACCAATCGCCGTGGCGACTGCTGCTGGAAGCGTAGATGTAGGGGCAACAGGGATTACTGCTAGCTTGTACAATATGGTTGCCGGCGGACAAAAGCTGGTCATCGTTGCAGATAAAGGTAGAGAGCAGAAGGGCTACTCCTCCTCCGCTTTGTTGTTCCCAAGCGATTCACCCCTTAAAAGCATTGAAGAGCTAAAGGGCAAGAAGATTGGGATCACCCAAACGGGCTCCACGTACCACTACATGGCGGGCAGACTGTTGGAAAAACACGGACTGGGTCTGAGCGATGTACAGCTGGTACCGCTGAACAGCATCAAAGGTCTGATGGAAGCACTGAAAAGTAAACAGGTCGACGCGATCTTGCTGAATGAGCCAAACATCTCTACAGTCGTACAAGAGGGCTATGGCAAAGTCATCGCGCAAGTAGGCGACGAGATGGACTACCAAACTTCGGGTATCTTCTTCTCTCCAAAGCTGGCTGATAACAAGGATGCGTCTGAACGCTTCCTGAAAGCATACGCAAAAGCGACTCGTTACTACTACGATGCTGTACTGACCAAAAAAGACGGTAAAATCGTTCCAGGCGCGAACTACGATGAAGTCGTAGGCATTATCGCGAAGTACACGGATCAAGAGCCTGATATGATCAAAAAAGGTCTGCCATATATCGATCGTGACGGAAAATTGCTGGAGGCAGACATCAAGACACAGGTAGAATGGTATGCCAAAGAAAAACTGATCGACAAAGCGATCGACACGACTGAAATCGTGAACACTCAATTGCTTGATGAAGCTGTGCAGAAATTAGGGAAGTGA
- a CDS encoding DinB family protein, producing MHLFYKQTLNLLDTELDRIKKALDRLPEELVWKKGRESTNSIGNLCLHLAGNEYQNVVSAIGGKPFVRERSAEFLAEGTYSSEELYDHLFRVREQSRKEIERLSEEDFHREVTIVYPPGAGIASYQKTILEILYHTTSHYSYHTGQIVYMTRLLQDGDERLLRWKH from the coding sequence ATGCATCTTTTTTACAAGCAGACCTTGAATTTGCTAGATACGGAGCTGGATCGCATTAAAAAAGCGTTGGATCGGCTGCCAGAGGAGCTGGTCTGGAAAAAAGGGCGAGAAAGTACCAACAGCATCGGGAATTTGTGCCTTCATTTGGCGGGGAATGAATATCAAAATGTGGTGAGCGCCATCGGGGGCAAGCCTTTTGTTCGCGAACGCTCGGCGGAATTTTTGGCAGAGGGAACCTATTCGTCCGAGGAGCTCTATGATCATTTGTTCCGTGTCCGGGAGCAGTCGCGTAAGGAAATAGAGCGTCTGTCAGAGGAAGACTTTCACCGGGAAGTCACGATTGTGTATCCGCCAGGTGCAGGGATTGCCTCCTACCAAAAAACAATCCTGGAAATTCTTTATCATACAACTTCCCATTACTCCTACCACACCGGTCAAATTGTTTATATGACCAGACTTTTACAGGACGGAGACGAGCGTTTATTACGATGGAAACATTGA
- a CDS encoding TetR/AcrR family transcriptional regulator has product MMAKQKMNINELYAATGKILVEKGYAGFHFKLVSDQLGVSRSTIYEYFSNKDELIASLMVHLMDTIMAEYEGLDAISVPMEKLRKIFDSFMKYAHLHQILLFAPFVNGESSPSVQKDLVTLRQQHHTLTSVLTEVIDSCKEAGSIRQDLPSSLIASLLFQAIQIPKSRTTPEAEWNDMIFQVLLDGYGVKDRHNVAIS; this is encoded by the coding sequence ATGATGGCAAAACAAAAAATGAACATCAATGAGCTGTACGCTGCGACAGGAAAAATCCTGGTCGAAAAAGGGTATGCAGGCTTTCATTTCAAGCTTGTTTCCGATCAACTGGGCGTGAGTCGCAGCACCATCTACGAGTATTTTTCCAATAAGGACGAGCTGATCGCTTCTCTCATGGTGCATCTCATGGACACGATTATGGCGGAATATGAGGGACTGGATGCCATCTCTGTACCCATGGAAAAGCTGAGAAAGATCTTCGACTCGTTTATGAAATACGCGCATCTGCATCAAATCCTGTTGTTTGCTCCATTCGTGAATGGGGAGTCTTCCCCGAGCGTCCAAAAAGACTTGGTGACCTTGCGCCAGCAACACCATACATTGACCAGCGTGCTGACTGAAGTGATTGATTCCTGCAAAGAAGCGGGGTCCATTCGCCAGGATCTCCCGAGCAGTCTGATTGCCAGCTTGCTGTTTCAGGCGATCCAGATCCCAAAAAGCAGGACGACCCCGGAGGCAGAGTGGAACGACATGATCTTTCAGGTCCTACTGGATGGATATGGGGTAAAAGATAGACACAATGTTGCTATATCTTAA